The Halomonas sp. HAL1 genome segment CAGGGCAATACGGTATACTGGCCACACGCTAAGACGGCACCTGCGCCGATGCGCAAGAATGCCGCTGACTAGACGATAACCTAGGAGCTGTTAGTCCATGACCGTGATTCGCCAGGACGACGTTATTCAAAGCGTTGCCGATGCTCTGCAGTACATCTCTTACTATCATCCCAAAGATTTTATTGACGCCATGGCAGCCGCCTACGAGCGTGAAGAGAACCCCGCTGCTAAAGACGCTATTGCGCAAATTCTGATTAATTCGCGTATGTGCGCCACAGGGCATCGCCCGATTTGCCAGGACACCGGCATCGTCACCGTGTTTGTTCACGTGGGCATGAACGTTACCTGGGAAGCGGACATGAGCCTTGACGACATGGTCAACGAAGGTGTTCGTCGCGCTTATTTACTGCCTGATAATGTCCTACGTGCCTCGGTGCTAGCGGATCCTGACGGCAAGCGGGCCAACACCAAAGACAATACACCGGCCATTATTCACCACCAAATTGTGCCTGGAGACACTGTCGATATTCACGTGGCTGCGAAGGGCGGTGGTAGTGAAGCCAAGTCTAAATTTGCCATGCTTAATCCTTCCGACAGCGTCGTGGATTGGGTAATGGAACAGCTGCCGAAGATGGGCGCAGGCTGGTGTCCGCCCGGTATGCTGGGCATTGGCATCGGCGGCACCGCTGAAAAAGCGATGATGATTGCCAAAGAGGCGCTACTGGATCCCATCGATATTCAGGATCTACAGGCCCGCGGGCCCAGTAATCGCGCTGAAGAGATACGCTTAGAATTGTTTGATAAGGTCAACAAAAGCGGCATCGGTGCCCAAGGGTTAGGCGGCTTAACCACCGTGCTGGATATTAAAGTAAAAGACTATCCTACCCATGCCGCCAATAAGCCTGTAGCGATTATTCCCAATTGCGCAGCAACCCGTCACGCCCACTTCACCCTGGATGGCACAGGCCCAGCGGCGCTAAAAGCCCCGAAGCTTGAGGACTGGCCGGAAATCACTCGCGAAGCAGGCGATAACGTCAAGCGTGTCAATCTTGATACCGTTACGCCCGCTGAGGTCAAAACTTGGCAGCCAGGCGATACGTTGCTGTTGAACGGTAAACTGTTAACCGGCCGCGACGCTGCCCATAAGCGTATGGTGGATATGTTAGCCAAAGGTGAGCCGCTACCTGTCGATATGAAAGGGCGCTTCATTTATTACGTAGGCCCGGTTGATCCCATCGGTGATGAAGTAGTGGGGCCCGCTGGCCCAACGACCGCCACGCGAATGGATAAATTTACCCGCACCATGCTAGAAGAAACTGGCCTGTTAGGTATGGTAGGAAAAGCAGAGCGTGGACAAACCGCCATTGATGCTATTCGTGACAATGAGGCGGTGTACTTAATGGCGGTAGGGGGTGCAGCTTATCTGGTTGCTCAAGCGATTAAAAAATCCCGAGTCGTCGGCTTTGAAGATTTAGGCATGGAAGCGATCTACGAATTTGAGGTCGAAGATATGCCGGTGACGGTTGCTGTTGATAGCCTGGGCACATCGGTGCATCAAACCGGGCCTGCGAAGTGGAAAGAGATTATCGCTCAGTCGGCGTAACAAGAATGATAAGACTGATTAGGCTTTGAACGCCTAGGTTTTTAAGCGCATAAGGGCCTCGCTGACGGCGAGGCCTTGTTCTTTGTGAGGGCTTTATAAGGACGTGGCTATGACCTCCTGGTTGCTAGGGACCAGCATCTTATTGATACACTTATTGGGTATCGTTTCGGCCATTATGGCGTTAATGTCCAGTCGCACCTCTCAAGGGGCAGTGGCATGGATCATATCGTTGCTTACGTTTCCCTATGTCGCGCTTCCTGCTTACTGGTTTTTTGGACGGCCTCGATTTTATGGCTATGTGTCTGCGCGGGGGCAGCGTGACACTGTTCTACGCCGCGTGCTGGTACGTTACCGAGCTAATGTAGAGCCTTTTGTGGCGCCCTCTAGTAATGCAGATATTCAGGCGGTTGAGCAGCTTGCCATGATGCCCTTAACCTATGGTAATCACGCCACGTTATTAATCGACGGATCAGCGACCTTTGAAAGCCTTTTTGACGGCATTGATCGTGCCGAACAGTATGTATTGATACAGTTTTTTATTGTCCGCAGCGATGCTCTCGGGCAGCGCTTGAAACAGCATTTACAACGCGCTGCTCAGCGTGGCGTGCGCGTCTATTTTCTCTACGATGAGGTGGGGAGTCGTCAATTAAACGATGGTTACCTAAATGATTTAATCAGCGATGGGGTAGCCGTCAGTGCTTTTCGTTCATCAAGGGGCTTTAAACACCGTTTTCAGCTTAACTTCCGGAATCACCGCAAAGTAACGGTCATCGATGGCAAAGAGGGCTGGATAGGAGGCTTCAATATTGGGGTCGAATATTTAGGCGAAGATCCTCGGCATGGCCCTTGGCGTGACACCCACTTAAAGCTTGAAGGCCCCAGTGTATTAGGCTTACAAGAAGCGTTTTGGGAAGATTGGCACTGGGCTACCGATGAAGTGATTAGTCTGAACTGGATGGCTGAGACGTCTTCTTCAACTGATCATCATGTTGTTATTGTGCCCTCTGGGCCTGCAGATCGTCAGGATACTGCCAGCCTGCTGGTACAACAGGTTATTCATAGCGCAAAACAGCGCCTATGGGTGACCAGTCCTTACTTTGTTCCTGACCAAGGGGTGCAGGATGCACTGCGACTTGCGGCCATGCGCGGGGTAGATGTACGCGTCATGATTCCCGAACGACCAGATCACTTATTGGTTTTCCTATCAGCTTTCTCGTTTCTACCTGATATGTTAAGAGCAGGTGTGAAAATATACCGTTATCTTCCTGGTTTTTTACATCAAAAAGTAATGCTTGTAGATAACAGTGCAGCCACGGTTGGTACCGTAAATCTGGATAACCGTTCATTTCGGTTAAATTTTGAAATAACTGCCTTTATTCCTAACCAAGACTTTGCTGCCAGCGTGGAAGTTATGCTGGAAAATGACTTTTCACAATGCCGCCGGGTCAGCATTGATGAAATCAACCAGCGCTCAATGTGGATGAAAGTCGTATCACGTGCTGCCTATTTAATGGCGCCCGTCCAATAGACCGCAAAATAGGAAAACAATATGCGTGCACAAAGGGTGAGACAAGGAGTCCCGGGGTGAATCTCGAAACAAAATGGCTAGAAGATTTCGTTGCACTCGCCAGCACACGCAGCTTCTCTGCATCAGCACGACAGCGCCACGTAACGCAGCCTGCATTTAGTCGGCGCATTCGTGCACTGGAGCAGGCCGTTGATGTCACTCTTGTCGATCGTTCCACTACCCCAGTTGGGCTAACACCGGAAGGCCAGCTGTTTTTGGTTACCGCCCGTAATTTGGTCGAACAGTTAAACGAATCGCTTAGCCATTTGCGTGGGCTTTCGATTGCCAATGAAGCGCTGGATATTGTCGCCGCTCACTCCTTGGCATTAAGCTTTTATCCGCCTTGGATCTCCCGTTTACAACAGGGCTTAGGTGAATTGCCGACACGCCTAGTGGCAATGAACGTAGGTGAGGCGATACATGTGCTACGTGAAGGCAATTGCGATTTAATGCTGGCTTATTACGATCCCTTTGCCACCATGCAGCTCGATGCCGAAGTGTTTCCCTCCTTCTCGATCGGTAAGGTCAATATGCTGCCCGTCTCGCTACCCGATGCACAGGGAAAAGCTAAATTTTCCCTTCAGCATGACACTTCCATCCCTTACCTTTCCTATACGCAGGGTGCATTTTTGGGGCGCAGTGTACGTATGCTGCTGAAGAATGATCCGCTACGTATGAAGCTGCGTACCGTGTATGAAACGGCCATGGCCGAAGGTCTGAAAGGGATGGTATTGCAAGGGGTAGGCGTTGCCTGGATACCGGATTTCTGTATTCGTGAGGAATTAAAAAGCGGCCGCTTGGTCAGGGCGGGCGACCCGAGCTGGGACATTCCCTTAGAAATTCGCTTATACCGCTGCTCAATGGTGCATAAGCCCGGCGTGGAGCGTTTATGGCGGCAAATGATGAAATTACCCAGGGATTTCCTGCAAGCATGAACGTCCCAAGCGATTGCCGCCCTAATTCCTGAAATTTCTAGTTGCTTCCAAAATCGGCAGGCAGGCCTAGAAAATTCTGAATAATAAAAAAGTGGTCTTCAAACAGGCTCTCAGGTTCAAGGTCAGCAAGTGCCACCCAGCGCGCATGATCTCCCCCTTTAACAGGCTTTAAGCGAGGCAACTGTTGGTCTGGGCGTAACGCAAAGTAGAAAGCTTCTGCCAAAGTGCGCCCGCGCCAACTGCGGTGGGGTTCATCAAACAGACGCTGGCCACGCAGTGACCCCTTAAGCACAGGCTCGGGGACTTTTAACCGCAACCGTTCGCGCAGTTCGCGCAAACAGGCATCAAGTAAACGCTCATGAGGATTAATAAATCCGCCTGGCAGGGCGTAAAGCCCTTTACCCGGCGCCGCCGTACGCCGTACCAGCAATACATGGCCCGACTGCACCACGACCGCATTTACGGTGACAAAAATAGGCGGGTAGGGCGCATGGGCCCACGCCTGACGGTATTGATCCAACAACTGCTGCTCTTCCAGTAGCCGCTTATAAGCGCTGACGTGGCAAAACTTCTTTACACTTTCGACAACGCCGGGGGGTAGGTCGTGGTAAGCCCCCGTACTTAAGTAGTCATCGGTGGAGCTGGGCGAACGGAACAGGCGCTCTCGAATTTGACTCGCTGAAATCCCTTCTACCGACGGTACACTGACCGACTCCCATTGAGGGAATAGCGACAGGTAGTAGCTAGACTGCCCGCGGCTGGCTCCAATCAAACCAATGCGCGGTAGGCGGACATTGGCAGGGGCGGCTAAATCACGCACTTTGCGCTGAACATCGCGTACCCAGACATCATCATTGTAGAGTGCGTCCAGTAGCGGGGTAATCTCTAAGCGTTGATTGTCAGCCTCATCAAACCCTGAACGGAGCATGGCTTGACGTTCGTCAAATCGCCATGGGTTACGCAGCGAGCGTGCTTGCCACGCAGAGCCCACCAATACAATTACTTGCCGTGCGCGTTTTAGTGCTTCCCGAATAATCGCCAAGTGGCCAAGGTGAGGCGGTTGAAAGCGACCAATAAACACCAAACAGTCGAAATCGCATGCGGTTGTAGAGCG includes the following:
- a CDS encoding bifunctional nicotinamide-nucleotide adenylyltransferase/Nudix hydroxylase, producing MATDIARSTTACDFDCLVFIGRFQPPHLGHLAIIREALKRARQVIVLVGSAWQARSLRNPWRFDERQAMLRSGFDEADNQRLEITPLLDALYNDDVWVRDVQRKVRDLAAPANVRLPRIGLIGASRGQSSYYLSLFPQWESVSVPSVEGISASQIRERLFRSPSSTDDYLSTGAYHDLPPGVVESVKKFCHVSAYKRLLEEQQLLDQYRQAWAHAPYPPIFVTVNAVVVQSGHVLLVRRTAAPGKGLYALPGGFINPHERLLDACLRELRERLRLKVPEPVLKGSLRGQRLFDEPHRSWRGRTLAEAFYFALRPDQQLPRLKPVKGGDHARWVALADLEPESLFEDHFFIIQNFLGLPADFGSN
- the cls gene encoding cardiolipin synthase encodes the protein MTSWLLGTSILLIHLLGIVSAIMALMSSRTSQGAVAWIISLLTFPYVALPAYWFFGRPRFYGYVSARGQRDTVLRRVLVRYRANVEPFVAPSSNADIQAVEQLAMMPLTYGNHATLLIDGSATFESLFDGIDRAEQYVLIQFFIVRSDALGQRLKQHLQRAAQRGVRVYFLYDEVGSRQLNDGYLNDLISDGVAVSAFRSSRGFKHRFQLNFRNHRKVTVIDGKEGWIGGFNIGVEYLGEDPRHGPWRDTHLKLEGPSVLGLQEAFWEDWHWATDEVISLNWMAETSSSTDHHVVIVPSGPADRQDTASLLVQQVIHSAKQRLWVTSPYFVPDQGVQDALRLAAMRGVDVRVMIPERPDHLLVFLSAFSFLPDMLRAGVKIYRYLPGFLHQKVMLVDNSAATVGTVNLDNRSFRLNFEITAFIPNQDFAASVEVMLENDFSQCRRVSIDEINQRSMWMKVVSRAAYLMAPVQ
- a CDS encoding LysR substrate-binding domain-containing protein yields the protein MNLETKWLEDFVALASTRSFSASARQRHVTQPAFSRRIRALEQAVDVTLVDRSTTPVGLTPEGQLFLVTARNLVEQLNESLSHLRGLSIANEALDIVAAHSLALSFYPPWISRLQQGLGELPTRLVAMNVGEAIHVLREGNCDLMLAYYDPFATMQLDAEVFPSFSIGKVNMLPVSLPDAQGKAKFSLQHDTSIPYLSYTQGAFLGRSVRMLLKNDPLRMKLRTVYETAMAEGLKGMVLQGVGVAWIPDFCIREELKSGRLVRAGDPSWDIPLEIRLYRCSMVHKPGVERLWRQMMKLPRDFLQA
- a CDS encoding fumarate hydratase, giving the protein MTVIRQDDVIQSVADALQYISYYHPKDFIDAMAAAYEREENPAAKDAIAQILINSRMCATGHRPICQDTGIVTVFVHVGMNVTWEADMSLDDMVNEGVRRAYLLPDNVLRASVLADPDGKRANTKDNTPAIIHHQIVPGDTVDIHVAAKGGGSEAKSKFAMLNPSDSVVDWVMEQLPKMGAGWCPPGMLGIGIGGTAEKAMMIAKEALLDPIDIQDLQARGPSNRAEEIRLELFDKVNKSGIGAQGLGGLTTVLDIKVKDYPTHAANKPVAIIPNCAATRHAHFTLDGTGPAALKAPKLEDWPEITREAGDNVKRVNLDTVTPAEVKTWQPGDTLLLNGKLLTGRDAAHKRMVDMLAKGEPLPVDMKGRFIYYVGPVDPIGDEVVGPAGPTTATRMDKFTRTMLEETGLLGMVGKAERGQTAIDAIRDNEAVYLMAVGGAAYLVAQAIKKSRVVGFEDLGMEAIYEFEVEDMPVTVAVDSLGTSVHQTGPAKWKEIIAQSA